Sequence from the Microbacterium faecale genome:
CGGGACTGTCCCCCGGTCGGCAGCACGTGATTGCTGCCCGCCATGTAGTCACCCAGACTCACCGGCGTGGCGGGCCCCACGAAGATCGCGCCAGCGTTCGTGTAGCGATCGGCCGCGACGCGCGCATCTGCGACGTGGAGCTCGAGGTGCTCGGGACCGTACGCGTTGCTGAACGATTCCATTGCCGCAACGTCGTCGACGAGCACGATCGCCGATTGGGGACCCGCGAGCGCGGCCGCGACACGTTCCGCGTGCCGCGTCGCGACCGCGATCTCGCTCAGCGCACTCTCGACGGCGGAGGCGAGCTCCGGAGACGTCGTCACGAGCACGGCGGCGGCCTGCTCGTCGTGCTCGGCCTGACTGACGAGGTCGGCGGCCACGAGAGCGGCGTCGGCCGTCTCATCGGCCGCGATGAGAATCTCGGTGGCACCTGCCTCCGCGTCGGTGCCGACGTCGCCGGCGACGACCCTCTTGGCGGATGCGACGAAGTTGTTGCCGGGGCCGGTGACGACGTCCACAGGGGCGAGGCCGAGCGATTCAACACCGTAGGCAAGGGCGCCGATCGCGCCGGCGCCACCGATCGCATACACCTCGTTGATGCCGAGGAGGCCGGCGACGGCGAGGATGGTCGGGTGCACGCGCCCCGCTGCATCGCGCTGCGGCGGCGAGGCGAGGGCGATGCTACGCACTCCCGCGACCTGAGCCGGGACCACATTCATGATGACGCTCGACGGGTACACCGCCTTGCCGCCGGGCACGTACACGCCGGCGCGCGCGACCGGCTGCCACCGCTGCCGCACGTGCGCACCCGGCTCGATCTCGGTGTCGCGCGGCTCCGGGACCTGTGCCGCGGATCCGGCGCGCACACGAGCGATCGCCTCGTCGAGGGCGGCCCGCACGTCGCCGTCGAGTCCCGACAGGGCCTCATCGATGTGCGCCTGCGGCACACGGAGCGCGTGTCCCTCGACACGATCGAACCGGGTCGCCTGATCGCGCAGGGCGTCTTCCCCGTCGCGTCGCACGGCCGCGACGAGCTCCCGCGCGGTGTCGAGCGCCGCCGCACGTGCGGCGCTGGCGCGTGGCACGGCAGAGAGCAGCTCTGACGGGCTCAGCGCCCGACCTCGGAGGTCGATCGTGCGCATGATGTTCCTTTCGTGACGGCGAACGCGCCAGGCGCGTCAGCCGCGGGTGATGCCGGACGTGTCGTGGAGGTAACCGATTCGTCCGTCGTCATGTCGCATCACGAAGTAGCTGCCGCGGTCCTCGAGGACCAGAGCCCACGCCGTCGGCCCGACCCGGTAGATCGGATTGCCGTCGAAGTCGTGCACATCGCGCTCGACCGGCGCCAGCGCCCAGAAGGGCTGCGACGTCGCCGCGGCCTGCGGTGCGGCCTGCGCGCCGGGATCGGTCACGCTCGGCGACGCGGCCACGGGCGCCGGGTCGGGTTCCGCGACGTCGGTGACGGCTGAAGCCTCGTCGGATGCCCCCGCGTCGAGGACGACCGGGATCTCGTCAGGCTCCGGGTCAGTATCGGGGGCGGGCGTGTCGTCCGCGACCGTTCCGGCGTCAGGCGTCGGAACCGCTTCGGAGGAGCCTGCAGCTTCCGTGGCGTCCGGGGACGGCGTGTCCGCGTCGACCGGGGCAGCAGCCGGAGCCACGAACTCGGCGGCGGAGGCCGCGACCTCAGGCGTCTCGGCCACCTGCGCGGATCCGGAGGGGGAGGTCGGGGTGGCATCGCCGGCCGTCGTGTCCACCGGAGGCGTCGCGTCGGCGATCTCCGCGGCGGGAGGCTGGTCGGTCGGCGCCGGCGCACCGGACGTCGGCGGCACGTTCGATCCGTCGGACGCCGGAGCGTCCTGCGCGTACGGACCCCGAGCGTCCTGCGTGTACGGAGCCGCAGCGTCCTGCGCGTACGAGGCTGGCGCATCCTGAGCGTACGGAGCCGGAGCGTTCTGCGCGTACGGGGCCGGCGCATCCTGCGCGTACGGGGGCGCCGTCTCCTGCCCGTACGACGACGGAGCGTACTGGCCGTACGGCGCGGGCTGTCCGAACGCCGTGCCGTCGGGTCGTGGCACGGGTGGAGCCGAGCTGTCAGGGGCCGGCGCGGAAGACGGCACCATCCCCGACGGGCCGTACGCGGGCTGGGATGCGTCGTGCGCGGCGGCCGGCCACGCCGGCGCAGTCGTCGACGCGACCGGCCGCGCACGCTTCGCCAACGGGCGCGCCGGACGCGCCGTGGGGTGTGCCGGCTTCTGCTCGCGGCCGACGAAATCGGCAGAGAAGGGCGGGACGAACCGCGCGAAGACCGTGAAGAACACGCCGGCGAGCGCAACGACAAGAGCGATCCACACGATGACTCCGACGCGCAGCGGCGACTGCGCAAGGTCGTACACCCCGTCCACGGCATCGGACGCCGCGCCCAACTGCTGGTACAGGTCGTCGATCGCCGCGGAGATCTGGAGCACGATCAGAGCGAGGTTCAGCCAGGTGAATGCCGCGACGGCGAATGCGACCGATGCGAACTGGTCGATGCTCAACGCCCCGAGGTTCTGCAGACGGGGCACGAATCGTCGAAGTCCGATGAGGAGGACCGCCGCGAGCGGGAGGAACGCTGCTCCGAGCCACGTGATGCCGACGGCCCAGACGGGCGTGTAACCGCTGATCACGTCGAGCGTAAACGCTGAGAAGAAGGACAGCACGGTGAGCGACAGCCCGAGGAAGATCACAATCCACTCGCGCAGCGTGTACGGCCCGAGACCGGCCTGCGGTTCGATGCCGCGCTCGTCGCCGCCGGAGACGGACGACGCCTGGTCGATGAAGCGGTGCGGCGCGGCCGTCGTGTCGGCGCCTCCGTACGGAGCCTGCGCGTACCCTGCGGCGCCGCGCGCGTTCTGATCGCTCACTGTGGGTTCCTCTCCCTCATCATGTCTCGCACCACACGATCGTACGGCGATGTGGCGGTAGGCGCATTCGGCACCCCTGAAGGCCGCATCACCCGAGGCACTGCGGCCCGAGGAGCGCCTTGAGGTCGCCGAACAGTTCTGCGGACACGTTCACCGGCATCGGCACCTCGAAGACCTTGGCCGTGCGACCGCGATGCATCTTCAAGCGCAGTTCGGTGTCGCCGCGATGCCGCTTCAGGACGTCCGCAAGATCGCTGACGACGCGCTCGGTCGCGCGCTGCTCCGGCATCAGCAGCGTGATCAGGCCCGTGTCGTCGGCGGATCCG
This genomic interval carries:
- the hisD gene encoding histidinol dehydrogenase; the encoded protein is MMRTIDLRGRALSPSELLSAVPRASAARAAALDTARELVAAVRRDGEDALRDQATRFDRVEGHALRVPQAHIDEALSGLDGDVRAALDEAIARVRAGSAAQVPEPRDTEIEPGAHVRQRWQPVARAGVYVPGGKAVYPSSVIMNVVPAQVAGVRSIALASPPQRDAAGRVHPTILAVAGLLGINEVYAIGGAGAIGALAYGVESLGLAPVDVVTGPGNNFVASAKRVVAGDVGTDAEAGATEILIAADETADAALVAADLVSQAEHDEQAAAVLVTTSPELASAVESALSEIAVATRHAERVAAALAGPQSAIVLVDDVAAMESFSNAYGPEHLELHVADARVAADRYTNAGAIFVGPATPVSLGDYMAGSNHVLPTGGQSRYASGLGAYTFLRPQQVIEYDAAALAAVADRIVALAEAEALPAHGDAVRARQR